From one Mytilus trossulus isolate FHL-02 chromosome 10, PNRI_Mtr1.1.1.hap1, whole genome shotgun sequence genomic stretch:
- the LOC134687943 gene encoding MATH and LRR domain-containing protein PFE0570w-like, with amino-acid sequence MRKTTHFFILLASSTLILLQGNSSEHTFCSSVQDIPAFTQDEANMNIVRDRDGSQGNNTFSACKAKTQFSLMDDNRQNVVRNEKATIATKTFPVSSVGQSHFRCTQDQCESQSITVHQIKDIYTPENIQNGDRRTYRRPTNEVRRTNRENRTSRKSRLVVRETPPRRQVRQLNRNKRYIGRVIKRQAGQQIFKRHRLDNRVRLDTSTRGRTIQPRLHDRQGRVTNRIKRKDNRRNTRQLARQVGHEDRQTATSRDANSNEKRQNRQRNTLNKRNIRQIKTVRQLNRQTNRKQGRTQSMSLSTTTAITKRMNTLNTRQNTLHTRQNTLHTRQSNLDTRKTILNTRQNTLQNKRYTLHKRQKTLNDKHNTVYTRQKSLHSRQSNLHTKPKTITSQSSFTTRHKILNARRSTLSTRQNTRQNTIITRQNTLGTRQNTRQNLLSTRQNTRQNNLDTRQNTRQDTLSSRQNIRQNNLDTRRNTRQNTLSSRQNIRQNNLDTRRNTRQKTLSTRQNTRQNTLSSRQHARQNTRQTTLSTRQNTRQNTLSSRQHARQNSRQTTLSTRQNTRQNTLSSRQNIRQNNLDTRRNNRQTTLSTRQNTRQNTLSSRQHARQNTRQTTLSTRQNTRQNTLSSRQHARQNTRQSTLSSRQNTIQSTLSTRLNTRQNHASTRQNTRQDNLSTRRNTRQNTLSTRQHTRQNIFSTRQNTRQNTQQSSLSKRQNTRKNILSTIHSTRHNTLSTRQSTRHNYLRIKKNTLKIRQDTLKAKQNSLHERQNTFHARQHHLHVRQNTLHNRLNTPNTRNNGNLEKREKLMSRPITRNDQTENVCQQRNVRSQNNGTLMQPIFSRNNTSNIIFSTAIVSSKNTHVLNNGTLANSYFPSKGKQVETYDVTADGTNTWAWWKMTDIDINKQNELKATTDTTHESEIHVFNVEGVSKVIVAGCLGLLSTGKMMK; translated from the exons atgagaaaaacaacTCACTTTTTCATATTGTTGGCGTCATCGACTTTAATACTACTTCAAGGAAACAGCTCAGAACACACATTTTGTAGTTCAGTTCAAGACATTCCTGCGTTTACACAAGATGAAGCAAATATGAATATTGTCAGAGATAGAGATGGTTCACaaggaaacaacacatttagCGCTTGTAAAGCAAAAACACAATTCTCATTAATGGATGATAATCGACAAAATGTAGTTAGAAATGAAAAGGCAACCATCGCCACGAAAACATTTCCCGTATCATCAGTAGGGCAATCGCATTTCCGGTGTACACAAGACCAATGTGAATCACAATCGATAACTGTACACCAGATTAAGGATATTTATACTCcagaaaacatacaaaatggCGACAGAAGAACTTATAGACGACCAACAAATGAAGTCAGAAGAACTAACAGAGAAAACAGAACCTCACGAAAAAGTAGGCTTGTAGTTCGAGAAACACCCCCAAGAAGACAAGTTAGACAACTTAACAGAAATAAGAGATATATAGGAAGAGTTATCAAACGACAAGCTGGCCAACAAATCTTTAAAAGACATAGACTAGACAACCGTGTAAGGCTGGACACCTCTACGAGAGGACGGACTATTCAACCAAGACTGCATGACAGACAAGGTAGAGTGACAAACAGAATAAAAAGGAAAGACAACAGGAGAAATACTAGACAATTAGCAAGACAAGTCGGACATGAAGACCGGCAAACGGCGACATCAAGAGATgccaattcaaatgagaaaagaCAAAACAGACAGCGCAACACTTTAAACAAACGAAATATCAGGCAAATTAAAACAGTTAGGCAATTGAACAGGCAAACAAACAGAAAGCAAGGACGAACACAATCTATGAGTTTATCTACAACAACAGCGATTACCAAAAGAATGAACACATTAAATACCAGGCAAAACACCTTACATACCAGGCAAAACACCTTACATACCAGACAGAGCAACTTAGATACCCGAAAGACCATTTTAAACACCAGACAAAACACATTACAAAACAAGCGTTATACCTTGcataaaagacagaaaacatTAAATGACAAACATAACACTGTGTATACTAGACAGAAGTCTTTGCATTCAAGACAAAGCAACTTACATACTAAACCGAAAACAATAACCAGTCAGAGTTCCTTTACTACAAGACATAAAATCCTAAATGCTAGACGGAGCACATTGAGCACTAGACAGAACACCAGACAGAACACTATAATTACAAGACAGAACACATTAGGTACACGACAGAACACCAGACAAAACCTCTTAAGTACAAGACAAAACACCAGACAAAACAACTTGGATACCAGACAGAATACAAGACAAGATACATTAAGCTCAAGACAGAACATCAGACAAAACAACTTGGATACAAGACGGAATACCAGACAAAACACATTAAGCTCAAGACAGAACATCAGACAAAACAACTTGGATACCAGACGAAACACCAGACAAAAAACATTGAGTACAAGACAGAACACCAGACAAAACACATTAAGCTCAAGACAGCACGCCAGACAAAACACCCGACAAACAACATTAAGTACAAGACAGAACACCAGACAAAACACATTAAGCTCAAGACAGCACGCCAGACAAAACTCCCGACAAACAACATTAAGTACAAGACAGAACACCAGACAAAACACATTAAGCTCAAGACAGAACATCAGACAAAACAACTTGGATACCAGACGgaacaacagacaaacaacattaAGTACAAGACAGAACACCAGACAAAACACATTAAGCTCAAGACAGCACGCCAGACAAAACACCCGACAAACAACATTAAGTACAAGACAGAACACCAGACAAAACACATTAAGCTCAAGACAGCACGCCAGACAAAACACCAGACAGAGCACATTAAGCTCAAGACAGAACACCATACAAAGCACATTAAGCACACGACTGAACACCCGACAAAACCACGCAAGTACAAGACAGAACACCAGACAAGACAACTTAAGTACCAGACGGAACACTAGACAAAACACATTAAGTACAAGACAACACACAAGACAAAACATATTTAGTACAAGACAGAACACCAGACAAAACACCCAACAAAGCTCATTAAGTAAAAGACAGAACACCCGAAAAAACATATTAAGTACAATACATAGCACCAGACACAACACATTAAGTACAAGACAGAGCACCAGACACAATTACTTACGTATTAAAAAGAACACCTTAAAAATCAGGCAGGATACATTAAAGGCCAAACAGAACTCCTTGCATGAAAGACAGAACACCTTTCATGCCAGACAGCACCATTTACATGTCAGGCAAAACACATTACACAATAGACTGAACACACCCAATACAAGAAACAATGGCAACttagaaaaacgagaaaaactgATGTCCCGACCGATTACACGAAATGACCAGACAGAAAATGTTTGTCAGCAAAGAAATGTAAGATCTCAAAATAACGGAACGTTGATGCAGCCAATATTCAGCAGAAACAACACGAGCAACATTATCTTTTCTACAGCAATAGTTTCATCCAAGAACACACATGTGTTAAACAATGGAACGTTAGCTAACAGTTATTTTCCTTCTAAAGGGAAACAAGTTGAAACATATGATGTTACAGCGGACGGAACTAACACATGGGCATGGTGGAAAATGACGGATATCGACATAAATAAACAG aaTGAATTAAAGGCGACGACAGATACGACACATGAAAGTGAAATACA CGTCTTTAACGTAGAAGGAGTGTCAAAAGTTATTGTAGCAGGATGTTTAGGTTTACTTTCAACCGggaaaatgatgaaataa
- the LOC134687484 gene encoding BTB/POZ domain-containing protein 17-like isoform X1 gives MSITNSHRDSFLKVWSSWKNQRKMAEKLMRTLGSGDTSTSVSKNASTECINDKEYFINRFENLYNNQMFSDLILKVGDISYYAHKIMLVTASEVFEAMLSEDRWKEATEPVVSLTEEECCVPVFDMFLKYLYCGSVEVNTETVLPVLLLADKYGIKRLCDSCVDYMMQHIVESPDSNRTLSWYQYAKMTGNQVLQDRCQAFILSNFSIVQKASDWMAVSVNELTEFLSSSEIVVTSEYELWQEVERWLLCKHNRDHLVENLKGVMPLIRFSLMTPCQLSLVEESPLYHEYKDIFGDKIWSAYRRHSLMYEDIIASREPYRNYNCKNQYAVYCDLTLKKYTSKQKVDSKITIENLKIPANFMPVPLQSQSKQFTFLVDFFPMGFFIPHVLYAQYIGRHNDDTTLKIRRCNPSTPTQQSTPLPDMRAEITLIIYGMKGTIRYAAHTFRAKHTFSADNQASKFEVPSVIHISKLKEAKSNYLVNGDFEARLFLKIQEIIDKKT, from the exons ATGTCTATAACTAATTCACATAGAG aCAGTTTTTTGAAAGTTTGGTCATCCTGGAAGAACCAAAGAAAGATGGCTGAAAAGTTGATGCGGACATTAGGAAGTGGAGATACATCCACATCTGTGTCAAAAAATGCTTCGACAGAATGCATCAACGACAAAGAGTACTTCATTAACAGATTTGAAAACTTGTACAACAATCAGATGTTCAGTGATCTTATTCTAAAAGTTGGAGACATATCTTACTACGCCCACAAAATTATGTTAGTGACAGCTAGTGAAGTTTTTGA GGCCATGTTAAGTGAAGACAGATGGAAGGAAGCCACTGAACCTGTAGTTTCTCTAACAGAAGAAGAGTGTTGTGTTCCTGTTTTTGATATGTTCCTTAA GTATTTATACTGTGGATCAGTTGAAGTAAATACAGAAACAGTACTTCCTGTGTTATTACTGGCAGACAAATATGGCATTAAAAGACTATGTGATTCATGCGTTGACTACATGATGCAGCATATTGTTGAGTCACCTGATTCTAATAGGACACTCTCCTGGTACCAGTATGCTAAGATGACTGGTAACCAGGTCTTGCAGGATAGGTGTCAAGCATTTATTTTGTCTAATTTCTCTATTGTTCAAAAAGCATCTGACTGGATGGCAGTATCAGTAAATGAATTAACAGAGTTTCTATCCAGTTCAGAAATTGTTGTGACCTCAGAATATGAACTTTGGCAGGAAGTTGAAAGATGGCTATTATGCAAACATAACAGAGATCATTTGGTAGAGAATTTAAAAGGAGTTATGCCTCTGATAAGATTTTCTCTAATGACACCATGCCAGCTTTCACTCGTGGAAGAATCTCCTCTGTATCATGAATACAAAGACATATTTGGGGATAAAATTTGGTCTGCTTATAGAAGGCACTCTCTAATGTATGAGGACATTATTGCTTCCCGTGAACCGTACAGGAACTACAACTGCAAGAACCAATATGCTGTTTATTGTGATCTGACCTTAAAGAAATACACATCTAAACAGAAAGTGGATAGtaaaataacaattgaaaatttgaagaTTCCTGCTAATTTCATGCCTGTACCTTTACAGTCACAATCCAAACAGTTCACTTTTTTGGTTGACTTTTTTCCGATGGGATTTTTTATTCCACATGTTCTCTATGCCCAGTACATAGGTAGACATAATGATGACACTACCCTGAAAATAAGACGTTGTAATCCTTCAACCCCAACACAACAGAGTACACCCTTGCCAGACATGAGAGCTGAAATTACATTGATTATTTATGGAATGAAAGGGACCATCAGATATGCTGCACACACATTCAGGGCTAAGCATACATTTTCAGCAGATAATCAAGCCAGCAAGTTTGAAGTGCCCAGTGTTATTCATATATCAAAACTGAAGGAAGCTAAATCAAATTATCTAGTCAATGGAGACTTTGAAGCAAGACTTTTCTTGAAAATACAggaaataatagataaaaagaCTTGA
- the LOC134687484 gene encoding BTB/POZ domain-containing protein 17-like isoform X2, which translates to MAEKLMRTLGSGDTSTSVSKNASTECINDKEYFINRFENLYNNQMFSDLILKVGDISYYAHKIMLVTASEVFEAMLSEDRWKEATEPVVSLTEEECCVPVFDMFLKYLYCGSVEVNTETVLPVLLLADKYGIKRLCDSCVDYMMQHIVESPDSNRTLSWYQYAKMTGNQVLQDRCQAFILSNFSIVQKASDWMAVSVNELTEFLSSSEIVVTSEYELWQEVERWLLCKHNRDHLVENLKGVMPLIRFSLMTPCQLSLVEESPLYHEYKDIFGDKIWSAYRRHSLMYEDIIASREPYRNYNCKNQYAVYCDLTLKKYTSKQKVDSKITIENLKIPANFMPVPLQSQSKQFTFLVDFFPMGFFIPHVLYAQYIGRHNDDTTLKIRRCNPSTPTQQSTPLPDMRAEITLIIYGMKGTIRYAAHTFRAKHTFSADNQASKFEVPSVIHISKLKEAKSNYLVNGDFEARLFLKIQEIIDKKT; encoded by the exons ATGGCTGAAAAGTTGATGCGGACATTAGGAAGTGGAGATACATCCACATCTGTGTCAAAAAATGCTTCGACAGAATGCATCAACGACAAAGAGTACTTCATTAACAGATTTGAAAACTTGTACAACAATCAGATGTTCAGTGATCTTATTCTAAAAGTTGGAGACATATCTTACTACGCCCACAAAATTATGTTAGTGACAGCTAGTGAAGTTTTTGA GGCCATGTTAAGTGAAGACAGATGGAAGGAAGCCACTGAACCTGTAGTTTCTCTAACAGAAGAAGAGTGTTGTGTTCCTGTTTTTGATATGTTCCTTAA GTATTTATACTGTGGATCAGTTGAAGTAAATACAGAAACAGTACTTCCTGTGTTATTACTGGCAGACAAATATGGCATTAAAAGACTATGTGATTCATGCGTTGACTACATGATGCAGCATATTGTTGAGTCACCTGATTCTAATAGGACACTCTCCTGGTACCAGTATGCTAAGATGACTGGTAACCAGGTCTTGCAGGATAGGTGTCAAGCATTTATTTTGTCTAATTTCTCTATTGTTCAAAAAGCATCTGACTGGATGGCAGTATCAGTAAATGAATTAACAGAGTTTCTATCCAGTTCAGAAATTGTTGTGACCTCAGAATATGAACTTTGGCAGGAAGTTGAAAGATGGCTATTATGCAAACATAACAGAGATCATTTGGTAGAGAATTTAAAAGGAGTTATGCCTCTGATAAGATTTTCTCTAATGACACCATGCCAGCTTTCACTCGTGGAAGAATCTCCTCTGTATCATGAATACAAAGACATATTTGGGGATAAAATTTGGTCTGCTTATAGAAGGCACTCTCTAATGTATGAGGACATTATTGCTTCCCGTGAACCGTACAGGAACTACAACTGCAAGAACCAATATGCTGTTTATTGTGATCTGACCTTAAAGAAATACACATCTAAACAGAAAGTGGATAGtaaaataacaattgaaaatttgaagaTTCCTGCTAATTTCATGCCTGTACCTTTACAGTCACAATCCAAACAGTTCACTTTTTTGGTTGACTTTTTTCCGATGGGATTTTTTATTCCACATGTTCTCTATGCCCAGTACATAGGTAGACATAATGATGACACTACCCTGAAAATAAGACGTTGTAATCCTTCAACCCCAACACAACAGAGTACACCCTTGCCAGACATGAGAGCTGAAATTACATTGATTATTTATGGAATGAAAGGGACCATCAGATATGCTGCACACACATTCAGGGCTAAGCATACATTTTCAGCAGATAATCAAGCCAGCAAGTTTGAAGTGCCCAGTGTTATTCATATATCAAAACTGAAGGAAGCTAAATCAAATTATCTAGTCAATGGAGACTTTGAAGCAAGACTTTTCTTGAAAATACAggaaataatagataaaaagaCTTGA